In Clostridium cagae, one genomic interval encodes:
- the gatB gene encoding Asp-tRNA(Asn)/Glu-tRNA(Gln) amidotransferase subunit GatB yields MEFESVIGLEVHAELLTNTKIYCGCTTEFGGKPNTHVCPVCLGLPGSLPQLNKRVLELGIKAGLALNCKITKVGRMDRKNYFYPDCPKNYQITQDELPICRDGYIDIELESGEVKRIGIERIHIEEDAGKLLHTKRGTLVDFNRAGVPLIEVVSKPDIRTPEEATLYLTKLRSILSSAQISDCKMEEGSLRCDGNISIRERGTEPFGIRSEIKNMNSFKALEKALNYEFDRQVEAVTNGEALSVETRRWDETNNKTIVMRSKEQANDYRYFPEGDLVTLNVSDEWIEEIRKTIPELPYQKADRFVKEYGLPKYDAHVLTLTDAMADYFDECAKLSGDPKAASNWIMGDISRLMKEESTWVEDLKFSPKELAELIEAIKDGTISSAIGKKVLEDMFAEGKSPKTIIDEKGLKQNNDEDAIRQLVNKVLDENPQVIEQYKSGRTRILGFAVGQVMKETKGQANPGIVNKLVTEEVEKR; encoded by the coding sequence ATGGAATTTGAATCAGTCATAGGATTAGAAGTTCATGCTGAACTTTTAACTAATACTAAAATATACTGTGGTTGTACAACAGAATTCGGAGGAAAACCTAATACTCATGTTTGTCCTGTATGTTTAGGTCTTCCAGGATCATTACCACAATTAAATAAAAGAGTTTTAGAGCTAGGAATAAAAGCAGGATTAGCTTTAAATTGTAAAATAACTAAAGTGGGAAGAATGGATAGAAAGAATTATTTCTACCCAGATTGTCCAAAAAATTATCAAATAACACAAGATGAATTACCAATATGTAGAGATGGATATATTGATATTGAACTTGAAAGTGGAGAAGTTAAAAGAATAGGAATTGAAAGAATTCATATAGAAGAAGATGCAGGTAAGTTGTTACATACTAAAAGAGGTACGTTAGTTGATTTTAATAGAGCAGGTGTGCCATTAATAGAAGTAGTATCTAAACCTGATATTAGAACTCCAGAAGAAGCTACACTATATCTTACAAAGCTTAGAAGTATACTAAGTTCTGCACAAATATCAGATTGTAAGATGGAAGAAGGTTCTTTAAGATGTGATGGAAATATTTCTATTAGAGAAAGAGGAACAGAACCATTTGGTATAAGATCAGAAATTAAGAATATGAATTCATTTAAAGCATTAGAAAAAGCATTGAATTACGAATTTGACAGACAAGTTGAAGCTGTAACTAATGGGGAAGCTTTAAGTGTTGAAACTAGAAGATGGGATGAAACAAATAATAAAACTATAGTTATGAGAAGTAAGGAACAAGCAAATGACTATAGATACTTCCCAGAAGGAGATTTAGTTACTTTAAATGTTTCTGATGAATGGATTGAAGAAATAAGAAAGACAATTCCAGAACTTCCATATCAAAAGGCAGACAGATTTGTAAAAGAATATGGTCTACCTAAATATGATGCTCATGTATTAACACTTACAGATGCAATGGCTGATTATTTTGATGAATGTGCTAAGTTATCAGGAGATCCTAAAGCAGCATCAAATTGGATCATGGGAGATATCTCAAGACTTATGAAAGAAGAAAGTACTTGGGTAGAAGATTTAAAATTCTCTCCTAAAGAGTTAGCAGAATTAATAGAAGCAATAAAGGATGGAACTATATCAAGTGCGATAGGTAAAAAAGTACTTGAAGATATGTTTGCAGAAGGAAAATCACCAAAGACTATAATTGATGAAAAAGGATTGAAGCAAAACAATGATGAAGATGCTATTCGTCAATTAGTTAATAAAGTTCTTGATGAAAATCCACAAGTTATTGAACAATACAAGAGTGGAAGAACCAGAATACTTGGATTTGCAGTTGGTCAAGTAATGAAAGAAACTAAAGGTCAAGCAAACCCAGGAATTGTTAATAAATTAGTTACTGAAGAAGTAGAAAAAAGATAG